The Streptococcus pluranimalium genome contains a region encoding:
- a CDS encoding dihydroorotase translates to MLLIKNGRVIDPNSKFDQVCDILIDGQKIVKIAKDIQVKDAQVIEASGKIVAPGLVDIHVHFREPGQTHKEDIHTGAKAAAAGGFTTVVMMANTNPTISTVETLKEVLESAAKEAIHIKSNASATLNFDGKTITDFENLLKAGAVGISDDGIPLENAGVVRQVFKKAKALDAVIALHEEDPNLNGILGLNETIARSHFDCGGARGVAEYSMMARDAMIAYEVGNKFHVQHLSKAESVKVVAFVQGLGAKVTAEVSPQHFSKTENLLLEKGANAKMNPPLRLEEDRLAVIEGLKSGVISIIATDHAPHHKDEKNVDDVTQAPSGMTGLETSLSLGLTYLVEPRHLTLSELLAKMTINPAKLYGFDAGYLAENGPADLVIFSQEDRTITEDFKSKASNSPFIGETLKGKIIYTICNGQIVYQDN, encoded by the coding sequence ATGTTACTCATAAAAAACGGTCGTGTTATTGATCCCAATTCCAAGTTTGATCAGGTTTGCGATATCTTGATTGATGGTCAGAAGATTGTCAAAATAGCCAAAGATATTCAGGTCAAAGATGCACAAGTCATTGAGGCTAGTGGTAAAATCGTGGCGCCTGGCTTGGTAGATATTCATGTTCACTTTAGAGAACCAGGACAAACGCATAAAGAAGACATTCATACGGGCGCTAAGGCAGCAGCAGCTGGTGGCTTTACAACGGTTGTTATGATGGCTAATACTAACCCTACTATTTCAACAGTGGAAACCCTGAAAGAGGTTTTAGAATCAGCTGCCAAGGAAGCCATTCATATCAAGTCTAATGCTTCAGCTACTCTGAATTTTGATGGCAAAACTATAACTGACTTTGAAAATCTTCTTAAGGCTGGAGCAGTAGGGATTTCAGACGATGGTATTCCTTTAGAAAATGCTGGTGTTGTCCGTCAAGTTTTCAAAAAAGCTAAAGCCTTAGACGCAGTTATCGCTCTTCATGAGGAAGATCCAAATCTCAATGGTATTTTGGGGCTAAATGAAACGATTGCTAGATCTCATTTTGATTGTGGAGGTGCAAGAGGGGTTGCTGAGTACTCCATGATGGCACGTGATGCCATGATTGCTTATGAAGTAGGTAATAAATTTCATGTACAGCATTTGTCTAAAGCGGAATCCGTTAAGGTAGTTGCCTTCGTTCAAGGATTGGGGGCTAAGGTAACGGCAGAAGTATCGCCTCAACATTTTTCGAAAACAGAAAACCTCCTCCTTGAAAAAGGAGCTAATGCTAAGATGAATCCCCCTCTGCGCTTGGAAGAAGACCGTTTGGCTGTCATTGAAGGGCTGAAATCAGGTGTCATCTCAATCATTGCGACTGACCATGCTCCCCATCATAAAGATGAAAAAAATGTAGACGATGTCACCCAGGCTCCTTCTGGAATGACTGGTCTAGAAACCTCTCTTTCTCTTGGTCTGACTTACTTGGTCGAACCACGACATCTGACATTGTCAGAACTCTTAGCAAAAATGACGATTAATCCTGCTAAACTTTATGGTTTTGATGCAGGTTACTTAGCAGAGAATGGACCAGCAGATTTAGTGATTTTCTCTCAAGAAGACCGAACGATTACTGAAGATTTCAAATCAAAAGCTTCTAATTCCCCCTTTATTGGAGAGACATTAAAAGGTAAAATTATCTATACCATCTGTAATGGGCAAATCGTCTATCAAGATAATTAG
- a CDS encoding YkvA family protein encodes MMKLNKSFNKQQALEELQSRYQKADALLRDDAKMEPFLEKLEKKLKWIPFVRQELKMIPILISMVRSYWKKDYTRVPRRTMLAIVSALIYFLSPIDVIPDWIPVLGQMDDALVVATCWKLVNKDVEDYRQWQKERKKQQLTK; translated from the coding sequence ATGATGAAACTAAACAAATCATTTAATAAACAACAAGCACTTGAAGAATTGCAAAGCCGTTATCAGAAGGCTGATGCCCTATTAAGAGATGATGCTAAAATGGAACCTTTTCTTGAAAAACTAGAAAAGAAACTAAAATGGATTCCTTTTGTTCGTCAAGAACTCAAAATGATTCCTATCTTAATCAGTATGGTTCGTAGCTATTGGAAAAAGGATTACACTCGTGTTCCTAGAAGAACCATGTTGGCCATCGTTAGTGCTCTTATCTATTTTCTATCTCCAATTGACGTTATTCCAGACTGGATTCCAGTATTAGGTCAAATGGATGACGCTCTTGTTGTAGCAACTTGCTGGAAGTTGGTTAATAAAGATGTTGAAGACTACCGTCAGTGGCAGAAAGAGCGAAAGAAACAGCAACTGACTAAATAG
- the rpsA gene encoding 30S ribosomal protein S1: MNEFEDLLNSVSEVNPGDVVTAEVLTVDNDQANLVIEGTGVEAVLTLRELTNDRDADINELVKAGETLEVLVLRQVVGKDTDTVTFLVSKKRLEARKAWDKLVGREDEVVTVKGTRAVKGGLSVEFEGLRGFIPASMIDTRFVRNTEQFVGQEFDAKIKEVDPAENRFILSRRDVVEAEAAEARKEIFSKIEEGSVVTGKVARLTSFGAFIDLGGVDGLVHVTELSHERNVSPKSVVSVGDEVEVKVLSIDEEAGRVSLSLKATTPGPWDGVDQKLAKGDVIEGKVKRLTDFGAFVEVLPGIDGLVHISQISHKRVENPKDVLSVGQDVSVKVLEVDSSAERVSLSIKALEERPAQAEGENNNGEKRQSRPRRPKREAKRDYELPETQTGFSMADLFGDIEL; encoded by the coding sequence ATGAATGAATTTGAAGATTTGCTAAACAGTGTTAGCGAAGTTAACCCTGGTGACGTTGTCACTGCAGAAGTTTTAACAGTTGATAACGATCAAGCAAACCTTGTCATCGAAGGTACTGGTGTTGAAGCCGTTCTTACTCTTCGTGAATTGACAAACGACCGCGATGCAGATATTAACGAACTTGTTAAAGCTGGCGAAACACTTGAAGTACTTGTTCTTCGTCAAGTAGTAGGTAAAGACACTGACACAGTAACTTTCCTAGTATCTAAAAAACGCTTGGAAGCTCGCAAAGCTTGGGACAAACTTGTTGGACGTGAAGATGAAGTTGTAACTGTTAAAGGTACTCGTGCTGTTAAAGGTGGCCTTTCAGTAGAATTTGAAGGTCTTCGTGGATTTATTCCAGCATCAATGATTGATACTCGTTTTGTTCGCAACACTGAACAATTTGTAGGTCAAGAATTTGATGCAAAAATCAAAGAAGTTGATCCAGCAGAAAATCGTTTCATCTTATCACGTCGTGATGTTGTTGAAGCAGAAGCTGCAGAAGCACGTAAAGAAATCTTCTCAAAAATTGAAGAAGGTTCAGTAGTTACTGGTAAAGTTGCTCGTTTAACAAGTTTTGGTGCTTTCATCGATCTTGGTGGTGTTGACGGACTTGTTCACGTAACTGAATTGTCACACGAACGTAACGTATCACCTAAATCAGTTGTTTCAGTTGGTGATGAAGTAGAAGTTAAAGTTCTTTCTATCGATGAAGAAGCTGGACGTGTATCACTTTCACTTAAAGCTACAACACCTGGCCCATGGGATGGCGTTGACCAAAAATTGGCTAAAGGTGATGTTATTGAAGGTAAAGTTAAACGTCTTACAGACTTTGGTGCCTTTGTAGAAGTTCTTCCAGGTATTGATGGACTTGTTCACATTTCACAAATCTCACACAAACGTGTTGAAAATCCAAAAGATGTTCTTTCAGTAGGTCAAGATGTTAGTGTTAAAGTTCTTGAAGTTGACTCTTCAGCAGAACGTGTATCACTTTCAATCAAAGCTCTTGAAGAGCGTCCAGCACAAGCTGAAGGTGAAAACAACAACGGAGAAAAACGTCAATCACGTCCTCGCCGTCCAAAACGCGAAGCTAAACGTGATTACGAATTGCCAGAAACACAAACTGGATTCTCAATGGCTGACCTCTTTGGTGA
- the plsY gene encoding glycerol-3-phosphate 1-O-acyltransferase PlsY, producing the protein MKTILLVLIAYFLGSIPTGLWIGKYFYQINLRDFGSGNMGTTNTFRILGIKAGIVTLAVDLLKGTLAVLLAIWFSSSISPLLVGFFAIIGHTYPIFAQFKGGKAVATSAGVLLGFAPIFLFYLLIVFIVTLLLSSMISFTSITVALIAAASALLFPIFDFILKDYDPLFTLVVLAMAGVIVYRHQDNIKRIKAKKENLVPFGLNITKQQPK; encoded by the coding sequence ATGAAAACAATTTTACTTGTATTAATCGCCTACTTCTTAGGCTCTATTCCTACTGGACTTTGGATTGGTAAATATTTTTACCAGATCAATTTGCGTGATTTTGGTTCTGGCAATATGGGCACAACCAATACTTTCCGTATTTTAGGAATAAAGGCGGGTATTGTCACACTTGCTGTTGATTTATTAAAAGGAACCTTAGCTGTTCTTTTAGCGATTTGGTTTAGCAGTTCTATTTCGCCTCTCCTCGTTGGTTTCTTTGCTATTATCGGCCACACTTATCCGATTTTTGCTCAGTTTAAAGGTGGCAAAGCCGTTGCAACTAGTGCGGGTGTCTTACTTGGCTTTGCGCCAATTTTCCTCTTCTACCTTCTTATCGTTTTTATTGTGACACTTTTACTGTCTAGTATGATTTCCTTTACTAGTATCACAGTGGCTCTCATTGCAGCTGCAAGCGCCTTACTCTTTCCTATTTTTGATTTTATTCTAAAGGATTATGACCCCTTGTTTACTCTGGTTGTATTAGCCATGGCAGGTGTGATTGTCTATCGTCACCAAGATAATATCAAACGTATCAAGGCTAAGAAAGAAAACCTTGTCCCATTTGGTCTAAATATTACCAAGCAACAACCTAAATAA
- a CDS encoding YbhB/YbcL family Raf kinase inhibitor-like protein, which translates to MNIQHHFENNTLPDLYSKHTDKPVDGFSVTSFPFEITTLPENTVSLAWSFTDKDAIPVCGFEYIHWVVANVSPEQRQISEDFASQDKGHLKGSNSLTSKFMAKDFGDLSKTYIGPCPPDKDHLYTLTVFALDKELDLKEGFFLNELHHAMKGHILAQTSHDFVGKA; encoded by the coding sequence ATGAACATTCAACATCATTTTGAAAATAATACCCTGCCAGATTTGTATAGTAAACACACGGACAAACCTGTTGATGGTTTTTCGGTGACATCATTCCCTTTTGAGATTACTACTTTACCTGAAAATACTGTTAGCCTAGCTTGGAGTTTTACAGATAAGGATGCTATTCCTGTCTGCGGTTTTGAATACATTCACTGGGTGGTTGCCAATGTTTCCCCAGAACAACGTCAGATTAGCGAGGATTTCGCAAGCCAAGATAAAGGCCATCTCAAAGGTTCAAATAGCCTGACTAGTAAGTTTATGGCTAAAGATTTTGGAGATTTATCCAAAACTTATATCGGTCCCTGTCCTCCCGATAAAGATCATCTTTACACGTTAACAGTTTTTGCCTTGGATAAGGAGTTAGATTTAAAAGAAGGATTCTTTCTCAATGAGCTTCATCATGCTATGAAGGGACATATTTTGGCTCAAACTAGCCATGATTTTGTCGGAAAGGCATAG
- a CDS encoding MazG nucleotide pyrophosphohydrolase domain-containing protein, producing MSLTLSDLQDYLANHYGDDRDEQGFFMKLVEEVGEVAELLNKRAKRKSSGSENLQEELGKELADLIHYVVAIATVNQIDLTSVIIEKDRSAALKYQHEENLETFLSKLHSNL from the coding sequence ATGTCATTAACATTATCAGATTTACAAGACTATTTAGCTAATCATTACGGTGATGATCGAGATGAACAAGGTTTTTTTATGAAGTTAGTTGAGGAAGTGGGGGAAGTTGCTGAACTGCTCAATAAAAGAGCTAAGCGGAAAAGTTCAGGTTCTGAAAATTTGCAAGAAGAGCTGGGCAAAGAGTTGGCAGATCTTATCCACTATGTTGTTGCTATTGCTACGGTGAATCAAATTGATTTAACCAGTGTCATTATTGAAAAAGATAGAAGTGCAGCTCTTAAGTACCAGCATGAAGAGAATTTAGAAACATTTTTGTCCAAGCTTCATTCAAATTTGTAA
- a CDS encoding DUF2969 domain-containing protein, protein MSKKEKKIEIQVSDAQVVLNKQKVDGYQLQAGKKVIGEIAELDNRFAIVDKETVTTFHKTLDEAVQEVIANYNLNH, encoded by the coding sequence ATGAGCAAAAAAGAGAAAAAAATTGAAATTCAAGTTAGCGACGCACAAGTAGTGCTAAACAAGCAAAAAGTAGACGGCTACCAGTTACAGGCAGGTAAAAAAGTGATTGGTGAAATTGCTGAATTGGATAACCGCTTTGCTATTGTTGATAAAGAAACAGTGACTACATTTCACAAAACATTGGACGAAGCGGTTCAAGAAGTGATTGCTAATTATAATTTAAACCATTAA
- the parE gene encoding DNA topoisomerase IV subunit B, with protein sequence MAKKEININNYGDDAIQVLEGLDAVRKRPGMYIGSTDATGLHHLVWEIVDNAVDEALSGFGEKISVTLNKNGSVSVADNGRGMPTGKHAMGIPTVQVIFTVLHAGGKFGQGGYKTSGGLHGVGSSVVNALSSWLEVEITRDGAVYKQRFENGGKPVTTLKKIGTAPKSKTGTTVTFMPDASIFSTTDFRFNTISDRLKESAFLLKNVTMTLTDLRPEEEIHEEFHYENGVEDFVAYLNEDKETLTPIISIEGSDQDFQVAIAMQYNDGFSDNILSFVNNVRTKDGGTHETGLKSAITKAMNDYARKTGLLKEKDKNLEGSDYREGLSAVLSILVPEEHLQFEGQTKDKLGSPLARPVVDGIVSEKLTYFLLENGEVASNLIRKAIRARDAREAARKARDESRNGKKNKKDKGLLSGKLTPAQSKNAKKNELYLVEGDSAGGSAKQGRDRKFQAILPLRGKVLNTEKAKMTDILKNEEINTMIHTIGAGVGADFSLDDINYDKIIIMTDADTDGAHIQTLLLTFFYRYMRPLVEAGHVFIALPPLYKMSKGKGKKEVVEYAWSDGELEELRQKFGKGSLLQRYKGLGEMNADQLWETTMNPETRTLIKVTIDDLARAERRVSVLMGDKAAPRRQWIEDNVKFTLEESTVF encoded by the coding sequence TTGGCTAAAAAAGAAATTAATATAAACAATTACGGCGATGATGCCATTCAAGTTTTAGAAGGGTTGGATGCGGTTCGTAAACGTCCTGGTATGTATATCGGGTCGACCGATGCGACAGGCCTCCATCATTTGGTTTGGGAAATCGTTGATAATGCTGTCGACGAAGCTCTCTCAGGATTTGGGGAAAAAATTTCAGTAACACTGAACAAAAATGGTTCCGTTAGTGTTGCGGATAATGGTCGCGGTATGCCAACAGGGAAACACGCCATGGGGATTCCAACCGTTCAAGTTATTTTCACGGTTCTCCATGCCGGTGGTAAGTTTGGTCAAGGTGGCTATAAAACATCAGGTGGGCTACACGGGGTTGGCTCTTCCGTCGTTAATGCCCTTTCTTCTTGGCTCGAAGTTGAAATTACCCGTGATGGAGCTGTTTATAAACAACGTTTTGAAAATGGTGGTAAGCCAGTCACAACCTTGAAAAAAATTGGCACGGCTCCCAAGTCTAAGACAGGGACAACCGTTACCTTTATGCCAGATGCTAGCATCTTTTCAACGACAGATTTTCGATTTAATACCATCTCAGATCGCCTCAAAGAGTCTGCCTTTCTCTTAAAGAATGTAACAATGACTCTTACTGATCTTCGTCCAGAAGAAGAGATTCACGAAGAGTTCCATTACGAAAACGGTGTAGAGGATTTTGTTGCCTACCTCAATGAAGACAAGGAAACCTTGACACCGATTATCTCTATTGAAGGAAGTGATCAGGATTTCCAAGTGGCTATCGCCATGCAGTACAACGATGGTTTTTCAGATAACATCCTTTCTTTTGTCAATAATGTCCGCACTAAAGACGGTGGAACACATGAGACAGGACTAAAGTCAGCTATTACCAAAGCGATGAATGACTATGCCCGTAAAACAGGATTACTAAAAGAAAAGGATAAAAACTTAGAAGGGTCTGATTATCGTGAAGGACTATCGGCAGTATTGTCCATCCTAGTTCCTGAAGAACACCTTCAGTTTGAAGGGCAAACTAAGGACAAACTGGGTTCACCATTAGCAAGACCAGTCGTTGATGGGATTGTCTCTGAAAAGTTGACCTATTTTCTTCTGGAGAATGGCGAAGTAGCTTCAAACCTTATTCGTAAAGCCATCCGTGCTAGGGACGCACGTGAAGCAGCCCGAAAAGCGCGTGATGAAAGCCGCAATGGCAAAAAGAACAAGAAGGATAAGGGGCTTCTATCAGGTAAATTGACGCCAGCACAGTCTAAAAATGCTAAGAAAAATGAACTGTATCTCGTCGAAGGGGATTCAGCCGGCGGTTCTGCCAAACAGGGACGTGACCGAAAATTCCAAGCTATTTTGCCGCTTCGTGGTAAGGTCTTGAATACTGAAAAAGCTAAAATGACTGATATCCTCAAAAATGAGGAAATCAACACTATGATTCATACGATTGGTGCAGGTGTGGGGGCTGATTTTAGCTTGGATGATATCAACTATGATAAAATTATCATCATGACCGATGCCGATACTGATGGTGCTCACATTCAAACACTTCTTTTGACCTTCTTTTATCGTTATATGAGACCGTTAGTAGAAGCAGGGCATGTCTTTATCGCTCTTCCTCCGCTCTATAAGATGTCTAAAGGTAAAGGTAAAAAAGAAGTGGTAGAGTACGCGTGGAGTGATGGCGAACTTGAAGAACTGCGTCAAAAATTTGGTAAAGGTTCGCTCTTGCAACGTTATAAAGGTCTTGGTGAAATGAATGCTGACCAGCTTTGGGAAACTACTATGAATCCCGAAACCCGCACTCTTATCAAGGTCACCATTGATGATTTGGCACGTGCTGAACGTCGTGTCTCAGTTCTTATGGGAGACAAGGCTGCTCCACGTCGCCAATGGATTGAAGACAATGTCAAGTTTACTTTGGAAGAAAGTACAGTATTTTAA
- a CDS encoding uracil-DNA glycosylase, whose product MEHSKWHDLLKKQLPADYFSQINHFLDDVYRQGIIYPKRENIFKALSKTDYDQVKVLILGQDPYHGPGQAQGLSFSVPDDMPAPPSLQNILKELADDIGLRSHHDLTTWAEEGVLLLNACLTVPAGQANGHANLIWEPFTDAVISLLDQREEPLVFILWGAYARKKKTLIKNSKHLILEAPHPSPLSSYRGFFGSKPFSKTNQFLEKHHQHPINWLQ is encoded by the coding sequence ATGGAACATTCAAAATGGCATGATTTATTAAAAAAACAGTTACCAGCAGATTATTTTTCGCAAATCAATCATTTTTTAGATGATGTCTACCGTCAAGGAATAATCTATCCCAAGCGCGAAAATATTTTTAAGGCACTTTCTAAGACAGATTACGATCAGGTAAAGGTGCTTATCTTAGGTCAGGATCCTTATCATGGTCCAGGACAAGCTCAAGGTCTATCTTTTTCAGTACCTGATGATATGCCTGCTCCTCCATCTCTACAAAATATTTTGAAAGAACTGGCTGATGATATTGGGTTACGGTCCCACCATGATTTAACCACTTGGGCTGAAGAAGGTGTCTTACTTTTAAATGCTTGCTTAACTGTACCTGCAGGCCAAGCAAATGGTCACGCTAATCTAATTTGGGAGCCCTTTACTGACGCTGTTATTTCCCTACTTGACCAGCGAGAAGAACCACTTGTTTTTATCCTTTGGGGAGCCTATGCTCGCAAGAAAAAGACATTGATCAAAAATTCTAAGCATCTTATTCTTGAAGCACCACATCCTAGTCCACTCTCAAGTTATCGTGGTTTTTTTGGTAGCAAACCTTTTTCTAAAACCAACCAGTTTTTAGAAAAACATCATCAACATCCAATCAACTGGTTGCAGTAG
- the parC gene encoding DNA topoisomerase IV subunit A: MSNIQNMSLEDIMGERFGRYSKYIIQERALPDIRDGLKPVQRRILYSMNKDGNTFDKGFRKSAKSVGNIMGNYHPHGDSSIYDAMVRMSQDWKNREILVEMHGNNGSMDGDPPAAMRYTEARLSEIAGHLLRDIEKKTVPWAWNFDDTEKEPTVLPAAFPNLLVNGATGISAGYATDIPPHNLSEVIDAVVYMIDHPSAKLDKLMAFLPGPDFPTGAIIQGKDDIRKAYETGKGRVVVRSRTEIETLRGGKEQIIITEIPYEINKAVLVKKIDDVRVNNKVPGISEVRDESDREGLRIAIELKKDADTQTILNYLFKYTDLQVNYNFNMVAIDNYTPKQVGLKKILSSYIAHRRDVIVARSKFDKEKAEKRLHIVEGLIRVISILDDVIALIRASENKSDAKENLKVSYEFSEEQAEAIVTLQLYRLTNTDIVTLQNEEAELRELIATLAAIIGDERTMYNVMKRELRDIKKHFGNPRRSDLEAEAVAIEIDTASLIVEEETFVSVTRGGYIKRTSPRSFNASTIEELGKRDDDELIFYTQAKTTQHLLIFTNKGNVIYRPVHELSDIRWKDIGEHISQNITNISNDEEVLYAEILDDFESGIYMAATQEGQIKRFERKELSPWRTYRTKSVKFAKLKSDTDQVVTVTPINLEDIMVITHKGYALHFSVEEVPVVGPKAAGVKAINLKDDDDIQNVFLTNTSSFYLLTQRGSLKRMKTADIPLSKRAGRGLQVLRELKSKPHRVFQAGPVYASDGNLGGEIDLFTEPIETERVILEIISNTGEKAEMDLAVLPLSERTSNGSFVSDTISEQGVFSAKIL, from the coding sequence ATGAGCAATATTCAAAACATGTCCCTTGAGGACATTATGGGAGAGCGCTTTGGTCGCTACTCCAAATACATCATTCAAGAACGTGCCTTACCGGACATTCGTGATGGTTTGAAACCCGTCCAACGACGTATTCTTTATTCTATGAATAAAGATGGCAATACCTTTGATAAGGGCTTTCGTAAATCGGCAAAGTCTGTCGGTAATATCATGGGGAATTATCATCCACACGGGGATAGTTCTATTTATGATGCCATGGTCCGTATGTCTCAGGATTGGAAAAACCGTGAAATTTTAGTTGAAATGCACGGAAATAACGGTTCTATGGATGGTGACCCTCCTGCGGCAATGCGTTATACAGAAGCTAGACTATCGGAAATAGCTGGTCATCTTCTGCGTGATATCGAGAAAAAAACAGTCCCTTGGGCATGGAACTTTGACGATACTGAAAAAGAACCGACCGTTCTACCAGCTGCCTTTCCAAACCTCTTGGTCAATGGAGCAACAGGTATTTCAGCTGGTTATGCCACCGATATTCCACCTCATAACTTATCAGAAGTTATTGATGCTGTGGTTTATATGATTGACCATCCGTCGGCTAAATTGGATAAATTGATGGCATTTCTACCTGGACCTGATTTTCCAACGGGAGCCATTATCCAAGGTAAGGATGACATTCGCAAGGCCTATGAAACGGGTAAAGGACGTGTTGTTGTTCGTTCACGTACGGAAATTGAAACCCTTCGTGGCGGTAAAGAACAAATCATTATTACTGAAATTCCTTACGAAATCAACAAGGCAGTTTTGGTCAAGAAAATTGATGACGTCCGTGTCAATAATAAAGTACCTGGTATTTCTGAAGTTCGTGATGAGTCTGACCGTGAGGGTTTGCGCATTGCTATTGAACTCAAAAAAGATGCCGATACTCAAACCATCTTGAATTACCTCTTCAAATATACCGATTTGCAGGTTAATTATAATTTCAATATGGTAGCCATTGACAACTACACACCTAAACAAGTTGGTCTCAAGAAAATCTTGTCCAGCTACATTGCCCATCGTCGTGATGTCATCGTTGCTCGTTCTAAGTTTGATAAGGAAAAAGCGGAAAAACGCCTTCATATTGTAGAAGGACTAATACGTGTTATATCTATTTTAGATGACGTGATTGCCCTTATCCGTGCTTCAGAAAACAAGTCTGATGCCAAAGAAAATCTCAAAGTATCCTACGAATTTTCCGAAGAACAGGCAGAAGCCATTGTGACCTTGCAACTTTATCGTCTGACCAACACGGACATTGTGACCTTGCAAAATGAGGAAGCCGAATTGCGTGAGCTAATTGCTACCTTAGCAGCAATCATCGGTGATGAAAGAACCATGTATAATGTTATGAAGCGTGAGTTACGTGACATTAAAAAACACTTTGGTAATCCACGTCGCTCGGACCTCGAAGCAGAAGCTGTTGCTATTGAAATTGACACGGCTAGTCTGATTGTTGAAGAAGAAACCTTTGTCAGTGTTACACGTGGTGGTTACATCAAGCGAACTAGCCCCCGCTCTTTCAATGCTTCAACAATAGAAGAGCTAGGTAAACGTGATGATGATGAACTCATTTTCTATACCCAGGCTAAAACAACTCAACACCTACTGATTTTCACCAACAAAGGTAATGTCATCTATCGCCCAGTCCACGAATTATCGGACATTCGTTGGAAGGACATTGGGGAGCACATTTCACAAAATATCACTAATATCAGTAATGATGAAGAAGTGCTCTACGCTGAAATTCTAGATGATTTTGAATCTGGTATTTACATGGCTGCTACTCAAGAAGGGCAAATTAAACGCTTCGAACGAAAAGAATTATCGCCATGGCGTACTTATCGTACAAAATCGGTTAAATTTGCTAAGCTAAAAAGTGACACTGATCAAGTCGTGACAGTCACGCCGATTAACTTAGAAGACATTATGGTTATCACACATAAAGGTTATGCTTTGCATTTTAGTGTGGAAGAAGTTCCAGTTGTCGGACCAAAAGCTGCAGGAGTTAAGGCTATTAACCTTAAAGATGATGATGATATCCAAAATGTCTTCTTGACCAATACATCAAGTTTCTATCTCCTTACTCAGAGAGGAAGCCTCAAGCGTATGAAGACAGCTGATATTCCACTCAGCAAACGTGCCGGTCGCGGATTACAAGTCCTTCGGGAATTAAAATCAAAACCACACCGTGTCTTCCAAGCAGGACCTGTTTATGCTTCAGACGGCAATCTCGGAGGTGAAATAGACCTTTTTACAGAGCCTATTGAAACAGAACGAGTCATTCTAGAGATTATTTCAAATACTGGAGAAAAAGCTGAAATGGATTTGGCAGTCTTGCCACTTTCAGAAAGAACAAGCAATGGTTCATTTGTGTCTGATACAATTTCAGAACAAGGTGTTTTTTCAGCAAAGATACTTTAA